From the Hymenobacter yonginensis genome, one window contains:
- a CDS encoding cryptochrome/photolyase family protein: MKVSLFWHRRDLRFQDNAGLAAALQGEQPVVPLFIFDPEILDKLENRQDARVMFIFDEVQRLTEEAKEAGGTMLVRYGKPEKVFADLIKELDVAAVHTNHDYEPYAATRDAAVTELLKKQDVLLHTYKDQVVFEKDEVQTKTGQPYKIYGPYKRAWLARLTEADYRPHPSADHLSKLARVPAGPRPTLADMGFERSPEHIPGRRLATRTLEQYADTRDLPARDSTSRMGLHLRFGTVSIRHLVQRALEAKAEIWLSELIWRDFFMQLLWHFPHTAHESYDPKLRDIKWRNNEDEFRAWCEGRTGYPLIDAGMRQLNATGFMHNRVRMATASFLIKNLLIDWKWGEAYFAEKLLDYEMASNVGNWQWVAGTGADSQPWFRIFSPDSQLAKFDKQHAYVKQWVPEFGTPRYPKPMVEHPATRDRALAAYRASRDLHA; encoded by the coding sequence ATGAAAGTATCCCTATTCTGGCACCGGCGCGACTTGCGTTTTCAGGATAACGCCGGGCTGGCCGCCGCGCTGCAGGGCGAGCAGCCGGTGGTGCCGCTGTTCATCTTCGACCCCGAAATCCTCGACAAGCTGGAAAACCGCCAGGATGCCCGCGTCATGTTCATCTTTGACGAGGTGCAGCGGCTGACGGAAGAAGCCAAGGAGGCCGGCGGCACCATGCTGGTGCGCTACGGCAAGCCAGAAAAGGTGTTTGCCGACCTGATCAAGGAGCTGGACGTGGCCGCCGTGCACACCAACCACGACTACGAGCCCTACGCCGCCACCCGCGACGCAGCCGTGACTGAGCTTTTAAAGAAGCAAGACGTACTGCTGCATACCTATAAGGATCAGGTGGTGTTTGAGAAGGACGAGGTCCAGACCAAAACCGGCCAGCCCTACAAGATTTACGGCCCCTACAAGCGCGCCTGGCTGGCCCGCCTCACCGAGGCTGACTACCGCCCCCACCCTTCCGCCGACCACCTCAGCAAGCTGGCCCGCGTGCCGGCCGGCCCCCGCCCCACCCTGGCCGACATGGGCTTTGAGCGCAGCCCCGAGCACATTCCGGGCCGGCGACTGGCCACCCGCACCCTGGAGCAGTACGCCGATACCCGCGACCTGCCCGCCCGCGACTCCACCAGCCGGATGGGCCTGCACCTGCGCTTTGGCACCGTGAGCATCCGCCACCTGGTGCAGCGGGCGTTGGAGGCCAAGGCCGAAATCTGGCTGAGTGAGCTGATCTGGCGCGACTTCTTCATGCAGCTGCTCTGGCACTTCCCGCACACTGCCCACGAAAGCTACGACCCCAAGCTGCGCGACATTAAGTGGCGCAACAACGAGGACGAGTTCCGGGCGTGGTGCGAGGGTCGCACCGGCTACCCGCTCATCGACGCGGGCATGCGCCAGCTCAACGCCACCGGCTTCATGCACAACCGCGTGCGGATGGCCACGGCCAGCTTCCTCATCAAAAACCTGCTCATCGACTGGAAATGGGGTGAGGCCTACTTCGCCGAGAAGCTGCTCGACTACGAAATGGCCTCCAACGTGGGCAACTGGCAGTGGGTGGCCGGCACCGGTGCCGATTCGCAGCCCTGGTTCCGCATTTTCAGCCCCGATTCGCAGCTGGCCAAGTTTGATAAGCAGCACGCCTACGTGAAGCAGTGGGTGCCCGAGTTCGGCACGCCGCGCTACCCCAAACCCATGGTGGAGCACCCCGCCACTCGCGACCGGGCCCTGGCCGCCTATCGCGCCTCCCGCGACCTGCACGCCTAG
- a CDS encoding SDR family NAD(P)-dependent oxidoreductase: MQFSDKNILIVGASSGIGLATARLLHGLGASLYTASRHQSAELAELSTTFLPLDVTQPFGTALDGLPEVLHGVVYCPGNIKLRPFERIPVEDFRGDFELNVLGAVQVLQASMKRLKKAGGASVVLFSTVAADTGMAFHASIATSKAAVEGLTRALAAEYAASGVRVNAVAPSLTNTPLAAALLNTPEKAEASAKRHPLQRIGEPEDLAYMASFLLSDHGSFITGQVLPVDGGMGRLK, translated from the coding sequence ATGCAATTCTCCGACAAGAACATCCTTATTGTAGGCGCTTCTTCGGGCATCGGGCTGGCTACGGCCCGGCTGCTGCACGGCCTGGGTGCCAGTCTCTACACCGCCTCCCGCCACCAGTCGGCCGAGCTGGCCGAACTCAGCACCACCTTCCTGCCCCTCGACGTGACGCAGCCCTTCGGCACGGCGCTGGATGGCCTGCCCGAGGTGCTGCACGGCGTGGTGTACTGCCCCGGCAACATCAAGCTGCGGCCCTTCGAGCGGATTCCGGTGGAGGATTTTCGCGGTGATTTTGAGCTGAACGTGCTCGGTGCGGTGCAGGTGCTGCAGGCCAGTATGAAGCGGCTGAAGAAAGCCGGCGGAGCCTCAGTGGTGCTGTTCAGCACCGTAGCCGCCGATACGGGCATGGCGTTCCACGCCAGCATCGCCACCTCCAAGGCCGCCGTGGAGGGCCTCACCCGCGCGCTGGCCGCCGAGTACGCCGCCAGCGGCGTGCGGGTAAACGCCGTGGCCCCGTCGCTCACCAACACGCCCTTGGCCGCCGCCCTGCTCAACACGCCCGAAAAAGCCGAAGCCAGCGCCAAGCGCCACCCACTGCAGCGCATCGGCGAACCCGAGGATCTGGCCTACATGGCCTCCTTCCTCCTCTCCGACCACGGCTCCTTCATCACCGGCCAGGTACTGCCCGTAGACGGCGGCATGGGCCGGCTGAAGTAG
- a CDS encoding OmpA family protein, with product MKPLFTSILLLFWCLLACAAPGDPQAPVGIVGTVRSADNQVLAKASVLVIYVPTGKRHTTSTDAAGNFAVTELAVGGPYTVQVSQPNYQPEVVNDVFLLTGKTANGTFVLHPADKAAAPARRKAGKEKLATGADANPALLASAGQPAAAAAPTRYHLTYIQQCRIIPSGPAMASAQPMAAGPSAANRPAAVPAPVAASAAAVPARMAAPSPALVPAKATALAPPAAATTAATGAVAAPDAPIRTTRPAFRPGSRSPKAIEAPAIGGHYDAGSGNYIYDTGAPTTLQLADGKKLSGVGINSIETRLHHFLADPKQQIDTVDRTHGWMSFDRVYFETGKATLTKESMQQLKNIALLLQSYPQTRIKLGGYTDSVGAYQMNRQLSEARARTAWAALVELGVSPSRLEARGYGSNYPVASNATPAGRAMNRRLSVRVISK from the coding sequence ATGAAGCCTTTGTTTACGTCCATTCTGCTGCTGTTCTGGTGTTTGCTGGCTTGCGCCGCGCCTGGAGACCCGCAGGCGCCGGTGGGCATTGTGGGAACAGTGCGCTCCGCTGACAACCAGGTGCTGGCCAAAGCATCCGTGCTGGTGATCTACGTGCCAACCGGCAAGCGCCACACCACCAGCACAGACGCGGCCGGCAATTTTGCCGTGACCGAACTGGCCGTGGGTGGCCCCTACACCGTGCAGGTCAGCCAGCCTAACTACCAGCCCGAAGTGGTGAATGACGTGTTTCTGCTGACCGGCAAAACCGCCAACGGAACCTTCGTGCTCCACCCCGCCGACAAAGCTGCGGCACCGGCCCGGCGCAAGGCGGGCAAGGAAAAGCTGGCTACCGGCGCCGACGCCAATCCGGCCCTGCTGGCCTCCGCCGGCCAGCCGGCCGCGGCCGCAGCGCCCACGCGCTACCACCTCACCTACATTCAGCAGTGCCGCATCATTCCGTCGGGGCCGGCTATGGCGTCTGCTCAGCCCATGGCAGCAGGCCCGTCGGCCGCCAACCGGCCTGCTGCAGTTCCAGCCCCGGTAGCAGCCTCCGCCGCCGCAGTTCCAGCTCGGATGGCTGCTCCTTCGCCGGCACTGGTTCCGGCTAAAGCAACAGCCCTTGCGCCTCCAGCGGCTGCTACCACAGCAGCCACCGGTGCGGTGGCCGCACCTGATGCTCCAATTCGGACGACGCGGCCAGCATTTCGGCCGGGCAGCCGCTCGCCAAAAGCCATTGAAGCCCCGGCCATTGGTGGCCACTACGATGCCGGCTCGGGCAACTATATCTACGATACCGGTGCTCCAACCACGCTGCAGCTGGCCGACGGCAAAAAGCTAAGTGGCGTAGGCATCAACTCGATTGAAACCAGGTTGCACCACTTCCTGGCCGATCCGAAGCAGCAGATAGACACCGTAGACCGCACCCACGGCTGGATGAGCTTCGACCGGGTGTACTTTGAAACCGGCAAAGCCACCCTCACCAAAGAGTCGATGCAGCAGCTCAAAAACATTGCGCTCCTGCTGCAGAGCTACCCCCAGACCCGCATCAAGCTGGGCGGCTACACCGACAGCGTAGGCGCGTACCAGATGAACCGGCAACTGAGCGAGGCGCGGGCCCGCACCGCCTGGGCCGCGCTGGTGGAGCTGGGCGTGAGCCCCTCGCGCCTGGAGGCCCGCGGCTACGGCTCCAACTATCCTGTTGCGTCCAATGCTACGCCGGCCGGCCGCGCCATGAACCGGCGCCTGAGCGTGCGGGTAATCAGCAAGTAG
- a CDS encoding pyruvate carboxylase, protein MNIRKLLVANRGEIAIRVLRAATELGIQTVAIYTYEDRYSLHRYKADEAYQVGRDDEPLKPYLDIEGIIRTAKENGANAIHPGYGFLSENATLARRCGEEGLIFVGPRPEVMEALGDKVAAKKVAVACQVPIIESSEADLVDAETAIAEAHRIGYPVMLKAASGGGGRGMRIIRDDEQMERGFFEARNEALKAFGDDTVFLEKFVEQPKHIEVQLVADNYGGLTHLYERDCSVQRRYQKVVEVAPSLNLPDHMRHLLYEYALRLGRAVNYNNVGTVEFLVNPEHDRIYFIEVNPRIQVEHTVTEMITGIDLIKTQLHIADGRRLTDPEINLGPDAKPLKIGVAIQCRITTEDPTNDFKPDYGTITAYRSAGGFGIRLDQGSVYTGVKVSPFFDSLLVKVSTHAPSLADAAQKMARTLDEFRVRGVSTNIQFLQNIIAHPVFMAGEANVDFIKDHPELFKFKTRQDRATKVLSFLGDVIVNGNPDVRNLLDPRRELRKPRLPEADLTATPPPGTKQKLTELGPEGFAQWLRADKQIHYTDTTLRDAHQSLLATRMRTYDMLKVAGRYAQQHPQTFSLECWGGATFDVALRFLHEDPWERLAKLRAAVPNILLQMLIRGANGVGYKAYPDNLTERFVQQAAETGIDVFRIFDSLNWMPGMEACIGFVRNKTDRLAEASICYTGDILDPKRNQKYNLDYYLRLARQIEDAGAHILCIKDMAGLLKPYAATELITALRDTISLPIHLHTHDTSSLQPATYLKAVEAGVDVIDVALGSLSGLTSQPNFNSVVEMLRGQERHREYNQDSLNEFSNYWETVREHYYPFESGLKAGTSEVFQHEIPGGQYSNLRPQAASLGLLDKFETVKTTFADVNQLFGDIVKVTPSSKVVGDMALFLVSNNLTTRDVLEKGATLNFPESVRELFRGDIGQPEGGWPKDVQQVILKDETPFTDRPNEHLAPIDFDAEWQKFEEKFGQRSKFTDVLSWLLYPKVFEQYWAHQQEFGDVSVVPTPVFYYGLQPGDETIIEIARGKSIIVGLQSIGPVNEEGNRTIFFNLNGQTRNLEIRDTSVEVKKIQNPKADKGNPRQVGAPLQGLLSRVLVESGQQVKRNAPLFIIEAMKMETTITAPDDTTVQAVNLTEGSLVNADDLVLTLG, encoded by the coding sequence ATGAACATCCGCAAACTGCTGGTCGCCAACCGGGGCGAAATTGCGATTCGCGTGCTGCGCGCCGCCACCGAGCTGGGCATTCAGACCGTGGCCATCTACACCTACGAAGACCGCTACTCGCTGCACCGCTACAAGGCCGACGAAGCCTACCAGGTGGGCCGCGACGACGAGCCGCTCAAGCCGTATTTGGACATCGAAGGCATCATCCGGACGGCCAAGGAAAACGGGGCCAATGCCATCCATCCCGGCTACGGCTTTCTGAGCGAGAATGCCACGCTGGCCCGGCGCTGCGGCGAGGAAGGCCTCATCTTCGTGGGCCCGCGCCCCGAGGTAATGGAAGCCCTCGGCGACAAGGTAGCGGCCAAAAAAGTGGCCGTAGCCTGCCAAGTGCCCATTATTGAAAGTAGCGAGGCCGATCTAGTAGATGCCGAAACGGCCATTGCTGAGGCTCACCGCATCGGCTACCCTGTGATGCTGAAAGCGGCCAGCGGCGGCGGCGGCCGCGGCATGCGCATCATCCGCGACGACGAGCAGATGGAGCGCGGCTTCTTCGAGGCCCGCAACGAAGCCCTCAAAGCTTTCGGCGACGACACCGTGTTTTTGGAGAAGTTTGTGGAGCAGCCCAAGCACATTGAAGTGCAGCTGGTGGCCGACAACTACGGCGGCCTCACGCACCTGTATGAGCGCGACTGCTCGGTGCAGCGCCGCTACCAGAAGGTGGTGGAGGTGGCGCCCTCGCTGAACCTGCCCGACCACATGCGCCACCTGCTCTACGAGTACGCGCTGCGCCTGGGCCGGGCCGTGAACTACAACAACGTGGGCACCGTGGAATTCCTGGTGAACCCCGAGCACGACCGGATTTACTTCATCGAGGTGAACCCGCGCATTCAGGTGGAGCACACCGTCACGGAGATGATTACGGGCATCGACCTGATTAAAACCCAGCTCCACATTGCCGACGGCCGCCGCCTCACCGACCCCGAAATCAACCTGGGCCCCGACGCGAAGCCGCTGAAAATCGGGGTGGCCATCCAGTGCCGCATCACCACCGAAGACCCCACCAACGACTTCAAGCCCGATTACGGCACCATTACGGCCTACCGCTCGGCGGGCGGCTTCGGCATCCGGCTCGACCAAGGCTCGGTGTACACCGGCGTGAAAGTGTCGCCGTTTTTTGATTCCCTGCTGGTGAAGGTGTCGACGCACGCGCCCAGCCTAGCCGATGCGGCCCAGAAGATGGCCCGCACCCTCGACGAGTTCCGGGTGCGGGGCGTGAGCACCAACATTCAGTTTCTGCAGAACATCATCGCGCACCCGGTCTTCATGGCCGGCGAGGCCAACGTCGACTTCATCAAGGACCACCCCGAGCTGTTCAAGTTCAAGACCCGGCAGGACCGCGCCACCAAGGTGCTCAGCTTCCTCGGCGACGTGATAGTGAACGGCAACCCCGACGTGCGCAACCTGCTGGACCCGCGCCGCGAGCTGCGCAAGCCCCGCCTGCCCGAAGCCGACCTGACCGCCACCCCGCCGCCCGGCACCAAGCAAAAGCTCACGGAGCTGGGTCCCGAAGGCTTCGCCCAGTGGCTACGGGCCGACAAGCAGATCCACTACACCGACACCACCCTGCGCGACGCCCACCAGAGCCTGCTGGCCACCCGTATGCGCACGTACGACATGCTGAAAGTGGCCGGCCGCTACGCTCAGCAGCATCCGCAGACATTTTCGCTAGAGTGCTGGGGCGGCGCCACGTTTGATGTAGCCCTGCGCTTCCTGCACGAAGACCCTTGGGAGCGGCTGGCCAAGCTGCGCGCCGCCGTGCCTAATATCCTGCTCCAGATGCTGATCCGTGGGGCCAACGGCGTGGGCTATAAAGCGTATCCCGACAACCTCACGGAGCGGTTCGTGCAACAGGCCGCCGAAACCGGCATCGACGTGTTCCGCATCTTCGACTCGCTGAACTGGATGCCGGGCATGGAGGCCTGCATCGGGTTTGTGCGCAACAAAACTGACCGCCTCGCCGAAGCCAGCATCTGCTACACCGGCGACATCCTGGACCCCAAGCGCAACCAGAAGTACAACCTCGACTACTATCTGCGCCTGGCCCGCCAGATTGAGGACGCCGGGGCGCACATCCTCTGTATCAAGGATATGGCCGGGCTGCTGAAGCCTTACGCCGCCACCGAGCTGATTACAGCCCTGCGTGACACCATCAGCCTGCCCATCCACCTGCACACCCATGACACCAGCAGCCTGCAGCCCGCCACCTACCTGAAAGCCGTGGAAGCCGGCGTGGATGTGATTGACGTGGCGTTGGGCAGCCTCTCGGGCCTTACCTCGCAGCCCAACTTCAACTCGGTGGTAGAAATGCTGCGCGGGCAAGAGCGGCACCGCGAGTACAATCAGGACTCCCTGAATGAGTTCAGCAACTACTGGGAAACCGTGCGGGAGCATTATTACCCGTTTGAGTCGGGCCTGAAGGCCGGCACCTCGGAGGTGTTCCAGCACGAAATTCCGGGCGGGCAGTATTCCAACCTGCGCCCGCAGGCGGCTTCCCTGGGCTTGCTGGATAAGTTTGAAACCGTGAAAACCACGTTTGCCGACGTCAACCAGCTGTTCGGCGACATCGTGAAGGTGACGCCCAGTTCGAAGGTGGTCGGCGACATGGCCCTGTTTCTGGTCAGCAACAACCTCACTACCCGCGACGTGCTGGAGAAGGGCGCCACGCTCAACTTCCCCGAATCGGTGCGGGAACTGTTCCGCGGCGACATCGGGCAGCCTGAAGGCGGCTGGCCCAAGGATGTGCAGCAGGTGATTCTCAAAGACGAAACGCCCTTCACAGACCGCCCCAACGAGCACCTGGCCCCCATTGATTTCGACGCCGAGTGGCAGAAATTCGAGGAGAAATTCGGGCAGCGCAGCAAGTTCACCGACGTGCTGTCGTGGCTGCTCTACCCGAAGGTGTTCGAGCAGTACTGGGCGCATCAGCAGGAGTTCGGCGACGTGTCGGTGGTGCCGACGCCCGTGTTCTACTACGGCCTGCAGCCCGGCGACGAAACCATCATCGAAATTGCTCGCGGCAAGAGCATCATCGTGGGCCTGCAGAGCATCGGACCCGTAAACGAGGAAGGCAACCGCACCATCTTCTTCAACCTCAACGGCCAGACCCGCAACCTGGAAATCCGGGATACTTCGGTGGAAGTGAAGAAAATCCAGAACCCCAAAGCCGACAAAGGCAACCCCCGCCAGGTGGGGGCTCCGCTCCAAGGCTTACTGTCGCGGGTGCTGGTGGAAAGCGGCCAGCAAGTGAAGCGCAACGCGCCGCTGTTTATCATCGAAGCCATGAAAATGGAAACCACCATCACCGCCCCCGACGACACCACGGTGCAAGCCGTAAACCTCACTGAGGGCAGCTTGGTAAACGCCGACGACCTCGTGCTGACGCTGGGATAG
- a CDS encoding META domain-containing protein, with amino-acid sequence MRNTLLFATTILLAASCQTSSPATDATTPPASSPAVGQTTPATPDAALRNTRWVLRQLNGQPVPPPTNAEPYVLLRQDAPNAEGNGSCNRFRGTYELPADGQLRFGALLSTRMACASPEGTTTETGFMRALENARTYRISGDTLRLFGEAGTTPTAVLHAVYLR; translated from the coding sequence ATGCGGAATACCTTGCTCTTCGCAACCACCATATTGCTGGCTGCCAGCTGCCAAACCTCATCCCCCGCCACCGACGCCACCACCCCACCGGCCAGCAGCCCGGCCGTCGGCCAGACCACTCCCGCAACCCCGGATGCGGCCCTGCGCAACACGCGCTGGGTGTTGCGCCAGCTGAACGGCCAGCCCGTACCGCCGCCCACCAACGCCGAGCCTTACGTGCTGCTACGCCAGGATGCCCCCAATGCCGAAGGCAACGGCAGCTGCAACCGTTTCCGCGGCACCTACGAGCTGCCGGCCGATGGGCAGCTGCGGTTCGGCGCCCTGCTTTCCACCCGCATGGCCTGCGCCAGCCCGGAAGGCACCACCACCGAAACCGGCTTTATGCGCGCCCTCGAAAACGCCCGCACCTACCGTATCAGCGGCGATACGCTCCGCCTATTTGGAGAAGCCGGCACTACGCCAACTGCTGTGCTGCACGCAGTGTATCTGCGGTAA
- a CDS encoding M20/M25/M40 family metallo-hydrolase, whose translation MSAATVERVVKALAADDMQGRATGKPGGQKAAQFLAAEFQRIGLGMLPGLTTYEQVFPAYESKVAALFVTLNNAPVPKEKALLVSAQPHLNWTDSDEPATKVVVVGPDDKVQPYMRDIMRPRENLVVVLHPVHDEEFRRLASYISNRAPRLDKAGNPYSSLVVMQALPAGATVTFKVAANTTTRTVELRNIVGVLPGKDTARSREQVVFSAHYDHIGLLPAVAGDSIANGADDDASGTAAVVALAEHFKKKNNNARTLVFVAFTAEEIGGFGSTYFSKQLSPDKVVAMFNIEMIGKPAKFGPNTAFITGFDKSNFGSMLQENVKGTLFRFEPDPYPEQNLFYRSDNATLARLGVPAHSISTDQIPTDKLYHSVDDEVQSLDLPNMTAVITGIARGAAGIIAGQQTPTRIAPEAPKPAPASGAGK comes from the coding sequence GTGTCGGCCGCTACGGTGGAGCGGGTTGTGAAAGCCCTGGCTGCCGACGACATGCAGGGCCGGGCCACCGGCAAGCCCGGTGGGCAGAAAGCCGCTCAGTTTCTGGCCGCCGAGTTTCAGCGCATCGGGCTGGGTATGCTGCCCGGGCTGACCACCTACGAGCAGGTGTTTCCGGCCTACGAGTCGAAGGTGGCCGCCTTGTTTGTGACCCTCAACAACGCGCCGGTTCCCAAAGAAAAGGCGCTGCTCGTTTCGGCGCAGCCGCACCTCAACTGGACCGATTCCGATGAGCCGGCAACCAAAGTGGTGGTGGTAGGACCCGACGATAAGGTGCAGCCATACATGCGCGACATCATGCGCCCTCGCGAAAACCTAGTAGTGGTGCTGCACCCGGTGCACGACGAGGAGTTTCGCCGTCTGGCCAGCTACATCAGCAACAGAGCGCCGCGCCTCGACAAAGCCGGCAACCCGTATTCCAGCCTGGTAGTGATGCAGGCGCTGCCGGCCGGGGCCACGGTTACTTTCAAAGTGGCGGCCAATACCACCACGCGCACGGTGGAGCTGCGCAACATTGTGGGGGTGCTGCCGGGCAAGGATACGGCGCGGAGCCGGGAGCAGGTGGTGTTTTCGGCCCACTACGACCATATTGGCCTGTTGCCGGCGGTGGCCGGCGACTCCATTGCTAATGGAGCCGACGACGATGCCAGCGGCACGGCAGCTGTGGTGGCGCTGGCCGAGCACTTCAAGAAAAAGAACAACAATGCCCGTACGCTGGTCTTCGTGGCCTTCACGGCCGAGGAAATTGGCGGCTTCGGCTCCACGTATTTTTCCAAGCAGCTGAGCCCCGACAAGGTGGTGGCTATGTTCAACATCGAAATGATTGGCAAGCCGGCGAAGTTTGGCCCCAACACAGCCTTCATCACGGGCTTCGACAAGTCGAACTTTGGCTCTATGCTGCAGGAGAATGTCAAGGGCACGCTATTCCGCTTCGAACCCGACCCTTACCCCGAGCAGAACCTGTTCTACCGTTCCGACAATGCCACGCTGGCGCGCCTGGGCGTGCCAGCGCATAGCATCAGCACCGACCAGATTCCGACCGACAAGCTCTACCATTCCGTGGACGACGAAGTGCAGAGCCTCGATCTGCCTAACATGACGGCGGTTATAACGGGCATAGCTCGTGGGGCGGCCGGCATCATTGCGGGGCAGCAGACGCCTACCCGCATTGCCCCGGAGGCGCCAAAACCGGCCCCGGCGTCTGGGGCCGGCAAGTAA
- a CDS encoding transporter, with protein MRTTTLLTAGGLLLAAPACTLAQTIDPSVGNADTPFIRNIRPDRPGQTVTTSMLRPGQVQLELGTQGQLQSAAGAPRSFSQGLLRVGFFGLMELRVQQQYLPQGPAPAPATEGGSAIVGRPGGFAPLTVGAKMLASSNQDTRSQVSVLAELTLPGTGAATFTDKVYEPAARLLVSQQLGERFGLEANLGFKQRGFKAADTSRGQYLGTVALNGPLGEHFGFFAETYTTWQKTASWKPGLTGGLYWRPAPGLRLDVTAGGGPGTSTYAPAGPYVGAGLSVRLPH; from the coding sequence CAGCGTCGGCAATGCCGACACGCCCTTCATCCGCAATATTCGCCCCGACCGCCCCGGGCAAACCGTAACTACCAGCATGCTCCGCCCCGGGCAGGTGCAGCTTGAGCTGGGCACCCAAGGACAACTGCAATCCGCCGCGGGCGCGCCCCGCTCCTTTTCGCAGGGGCTGCTGCGCGTGGGGTTCTTCGGGCTGATGGAGCTGCGGGTGCAGCAGCAATATCTGCCGCAGGGCCCGGCCCCGGCGCCTGCCACCGAGGGTGGCAGTGCCATAGTGGGTCGGCCTGGCGGGTTTGCGCCGCTTACGGTAGGGGCCAAAATGCTGGCTTCCTCCAACCAGGATACCCGCTCGCAGGTGTCGGTGCTGGCCGAGCTGACGTTACCCGGCACCGGAGCCGCCACCTTCACCGACAAGGTCTACGAGCCCGCGGCCCGCTTGCTGGTGTCGCAGCAACTGGGCGAACGGTTCGGGCTGGAAGCCAACCTGGGCTTCAAGCAGCGCGGCTTCAAGGCCGCCGACACCAGCCGGGGCCAGTACCTGGGCACCGTGGCGCTCAACGGCCCGCTGGGTGAGCATTTCGGATTCTTTGCTGAAACCTACACCACCTGGCAAAAAACCGCCAGCTGGAAACCCGGACTCACCGGCGGCCTCTACTGGCGCCCTGCCCCCGGCCTGCGCCTCGACGTGACGGCGGGCGGTGGCCCGGGCACCAGCACCTACGCGCCGGCCGGCCCCTACGTAGGCGCAGGCCTGAGCGTACGGCTACCGCACTAA